One part of the Anaerolineales bacterium genome encodes these proteins:
- a CDS encoding DUF3054 domain-containing protein: MTSKHILILGDAVLILAFMLVGLRFHESDSTRLLPNLIPFGLAWALAGYYLNQWALPTWRSILTVLPAMLLAAPLGAVLRAAWLGGVALPLFTAITAAGLAAVLMAWRAVYLLVFAKRKS; this comes from the coding sequence ATGACATCAAAACACATTCTAATCCTCGGCGATGCCGTGCTGATTCTGGCTTTCATGCTGGTGGGCCTGCGCTTTCACGAAAGTGATTCGACCCGCCTACTGCCCAATCTGATCCCGTTCGGTCTGGCCTGGGCGCTGGCTGGCTACTACCTCAACCAGTGGGCCCTGCCCACCTGGCGCAGCATCCTCACCGTGCTGCCGGCCATGTTGCTGGCCGCGCCGCTCGGCGCGGTGCTGCGGGCCGCCTGGCTGGGCGGGGTAGCCCTGCCGCTGTTCACCGCCATCACCGCCGCCGGCCTAGCCGCGGTGCTGATGGCTTGGCGAGCGGTCTACCTGCTGGTCTTTGCCAAAAGGAAATCTTGA
- a CDS encoding ATP-dependent RecD-like DNA helicase — MPDALSGSVEYITYYNDENGYSVLRIKPDENALSQDSDGTVTVIGYLPELAIGEHLEMEGEWVKHPRHGIQFQAQKLQQTLPTTVEGIRRYLSSGLLKGVGPTIAGRIVDHFGAQTIEIIDKQPERLREVADIGPKRQKQILSAWDAQRQVRDVMVFLSSHGVSANLATKIHKEYGNRAMEVVKKDPYRLARDLQGVGFLTADRIAKSFGLPADHPARMEAGLLYTLAEFTGEGHVYAPRPQLQARATELLGTAPRPVSEAIDRLAVRQDVVLEGEAVYPPEMHTAEVGLAELLQALANAPNSATADMPLARDPQALSDLTQLDALQREAVLTALRQPVSILTGGPGTGKTTTMKTLIGALELAGKRYALAAPTGRAAKRLSQTSSQPASTIHRLIGYTPGEGPKYNEDEPLAIDLIVIDEASMLDLQLTYTLLKAIKPGTHLLLVGDVDQLPSVGAGDVLRDLIASAQYPVTRLQTIYRQGENSNIVSNAHAMNRGELPQTSKDAEGDFFIDATDNAKEANEKIVALVSQRIPSRFKLDPQHIQVLSPMYRGEAGVAALNEALQKALNPPSALKPERRLHGQLLRVGDRLMQIRNNYDKTVFNGDIGRLVEIANEEQTLTVDFEGRRVSYEWSEADELTLAYAITVHKAQGSEFHCVVMPVLSQHYIMLQRNLLYTGVTRAQSLCVLVGSRKAIGMAVNNNKVAQRWTGLARRLTGAGLQSSPQ, encoded by the coding sequence ATGCCTGACGCACTCAGTGGCTCTGTTGAATACATCACCTACTACAACGACGAGAACGGCTACAGCGTCTTGCGCATCAAGCCGGATGAAAACGCGCTCAGCCAGGATAGCGATGGCACGGTCACCGTCATCGGCTATCTGCCCGAGCTGGCGATCGGCGAGCATCTGGAGATGGAAGGCGAGTGGGTCAAGCACCCGCGCCACGGCATCCAGTTCCAGGCGCAGAAGCTGCAGCAAACCCTGCCCACCACGGTGGAGGGCATCCGACGCTATCTGAGCTCCGGGCTGCTCAAAGGCGTTGGCCCCACCATCGCCGGGCGCATTGTGGACCATTTCGGCGCGCAGACCATCGAGATCATCGACAAGCAGCCGGAGCGCCTGCGCGAGGTGGCCGACATCGGCCCCAAACGCCAGAAGCAGATCCTCTCCGCCTGGGATGCGCAGCGCCAGGTGCGGGATGTGATGGTGTTCCTGAGCAGCCATGGCGTCAGCGCCAACCTGGCCACCAAGATCCACAAAGAGTACGGCAACCGCGCGATGGAGGTGGTCAAGAAAGATCCCTACCGCCTGGCGCGTGATCTGCAGGGCGTCGGTTTCCTCACCGCAGACCGCATCGCCAAGTCGTTCGGACTGCCCGCCGACCACCCCGCCCGCATGGAAGCTGGCTTGCTCTACACCCTGGCGGAGTTCACCGGCGAGGGCCACGTCTACGCGCCGCGCCCGCAACTGCAGGCGCGCGCCACGGAGCTGCTGGGCACTGCCCCGCGTCCCGTCAGCGAAGCCATAGACCGCCTGGCCGTCCGCCAGGACGTGGTGCTGGAAGGCGAAGCCGTCTACCCGCCGGAAATGCACACCGCCGAAGTGGGTCTGGCCGAGCTGCTGCAGGCGTTGGCCAACGCACCCAATAGTGCCACCGCGGATATGCCGCTGGCGCGGGACCCGCAAGCGCTGAGCGACCTGACCCAACTAGATGCGCTGCAGCGCGAGGCGGTGCTGACCGCCCTGCGCCAGCCGGTCAGCATCCTGACCGGTGGCCCAGGCACCGGCAAGACCACCACGATGAAGACGCTCATCGGGGCGCTGGAGCTGGCCGGCAAGCGCTACGCGCTGGCCGCCCCCACTGGGCGCGCCGCCAAGCGGCTTTCGCAAACCAGCAGCCAGCCCGCCAGCACCATCCACCGCCTGATCGGCTATACGCCGGGCGAAGGCCCCAAGTACAACGAAGACGAGCCGCTCGCTATTGACCTGATCGTGATCGACGAAGCCTCGATGCTGGATCTGCAGCTCACCTATACGCTGCTCAAGGCGATCAAGCCCGGCACGCACCTGCTGCTGGTGGGCGATGTGGACCAGCTGCCCTCGGTGGGCGCCGGCGATGTTCTGCGTGACCTGATCGCCAGCGCCCAGTACCCGGTCACCCGCTTGCAGACGATCTACCGCCAGGGCGAGAACTCCAACATTGTCAGCAACGCCCATGCCATGAACCGCGGCGAGCTGCCGCAGACCAGCAAGGATGCGGAGGGTGACTTTTTCATTGACGCCACCGACAATGCCAAGGAAGCCAACGAGAAGATCGTAGCGCTGGTGAGCCAGCGCATTCCGAGCCGCTTCAAGCTCGACCCGCAGCACATCCAGGTGCTTTCGCCGATGTACCGCGGTGAGGCGGGTGTGGCGGCGCTCAACGAGGCGCTGCAAAAGGCGCTCAACCCGCCCAGCGCGCTCAAGCCGGAGCGCAGGCTGCACGGCCAACTGCTGCGTGTGGGCGACCGCCTGATGCAGATCCGCAACAATTACGACAAGACCGTCTTCAACGGTGACATTGGACGGTTGGTGGAGATTGCCAACGAAGAGCAAACCCTGACCGTGGACTTTGAGGGCCGCCGCGTAAGCTATGAGTGGAGCGAGGCCGACGAGCTGACCCTGGCCTATGCCATCACCGTCCACAAAGCCCAAGGTTCCGAGTTTCATTGCGTGGTGATGCCCGTGCTCAGCCAGCACTACATCATGCTGCAGCGCAATCTCCTGTATACCGGGGTCACGCGTGCCCAATCGCTATGTGTGCTGGTGGGCAGCCGCAAAGCGATCGGCATGGCGGTCAACAACAACAAGGTCGCCCAACGCTGGACAGGGCTGGCGCGGCGCTTAACAGGCGCTGGGCTACAATCATCCCCGCAATGA
- a CDS encoding HAD family hydrolase, which translates to MTNETFNSATVKAIFLDVDGTLRDTDDHYASLFARGLRPLGSERANRLARRMVMRLEKPGNDALGLLDALGLDGPIGRLMEAAAARRPPRLLDPHLIAGIPAAVEALAARYPLAVITVRGASATHAFLQASGLAAHIPLVVHGLSTRRTKPAAEPVLHACTHYGVQAAECVMVGDTTVDVLAAKRAGAQAIGVLSGFGEEDELRLAGADLILPSVAELPAVFGL; encoded by the coding sequence TTGACGAACGAAACCTTTAATTCCGCCACGGTCAAAGCCATCTTTTTGGATGTGGATGGCACCCTGCGCGATACGGATGACCACTATGCCAGCCTGTTTGCGCGCGGCCTGCGACCGCTGGGCAGCGAGCGGGCGAACCGGCTGGCGCGCAGGATGGTGATGCGGCTGGAGAAGCCCGGCAACGATGCGCTAGGCCTGCTGGATGCGCTGGGCCTGGATGGGCCGATCGGCCGTCTGATGGAAGCGGCGGCCGCCCGCCGCCCACCGCGTTTGCTGGACCCGCATCTGATCGCAGGCATCCCCGCCGCAGTGGAGGCGTTGGCGGCCCGTTACCCGCTGGCGGTCATCACTGTGCGCGGCGCCAGCGCCACGCACGCTTTCCTGCAGGCCAGCGGGCTCGCAGCGCACATCCCGCTGGTGGTGCACGGGCTCAGCACGCGGCGCACCAAGCCCGCCGCCGAGCCGGTGTTGCACGCTTGCACGCATTACGGCGTGCAGGCGGCCGAGTGCGTGATGGTGGGCGATACGACAGTGGACGTGCTCGCCGCCAAGCGGGCCGGGGCGCAGGCCATCGGCGTGCTGTCAGGTTTCGGCGAGGAGGACGAGCTGCGCCTGGCCGGCGCGGATCTGATCCTGCCGTCCGTGGCGGAGCTGCCGGCGGTGTTTGGGCTATAG
- a CDS encoding sigma-70 family RNA polymerase sigma factor, with translation MNEEQWIRDAQAGDLDAFNRLVISYQGLAYNVAYRLLGDDAGAQDATQDAFISAYRNLHSYKGGSFKAWLLRIVTNGSYDELRRQKRRPQLPLEPDPQDGEDAPDPAWLADPGESPAELAERVELNAAIQRCLNQLDEEFRTAVVLVDVQGMDYAEVAEIVKRPLGTVKSRLARARMRMQECLQGFAELLPDKFRLTGKGTP, from the coding sequence TTGAACGAAGAGCAATGGATAAGGGACGCCCAAGCCGGCGACCTTGACGCGTTCAACCGCCTGGTGATCAGTTACCAGGGCCTGGCCTACAACGTGGCCTATCGCCTGCTGGGAGATGACGCCGGCGCGCAGGACGCCACGCAAGACGCGTTCATTTCCGCCTATCGCAATCTGCACAGCTACAAGGGTGGCTCGTTCAAAGCCTGGCTGCTGCGCATCGTCACCAACGGCAGCTACGATGAGCTGCGCCGCCAAAAACGCCGCCCACAGCTGCCCCTGGAACCGGATCCGCAGGACGGCGAAGACGCGCCCGACCCGGCCTGGCTGGCCGACCCCGGCGAAAGCCCAGCCGAGCTGGCTGAGCGCGTGGAACTCAACGCCGCCATCCAGCGTTGCCTGAACCAACTCGATGAAGAATTCCGTACCGCTGTGGTGCTGGTGGATGTGCAGGGTATGGACTACGCCGAAGTGGCTGAGATCGTCAAGCGGCCGCTCGGCACAGTGAAGAGCCGCTTGGCGCGTGCCCGCATGCGCATGCAGGAATGCCTGCAAGGCTTTGCGGAACTATTGCCCGATAAATTTCGTCTTACAGGCAAAGGCACGCCATGA
- a CDS encoding putative DNA binding domain-containing protein, with the protein MRQNKNRTGGKKWYAMDLHLHTPSSSDYQEPSVSYLDILRKAEQRGLDIIGFADHNTASGYRRMEEEIEQLRMLRNLKRILPEEEERLKEYERLRAKILVLPGFEFTATFGFHVLALFDPKKPLREIEHILLDLNVPSNQLEAGSVTVGASADVLTAYQAIHEGGGIVIAAHANSTNGVAMRGFNFGGQTKIAYTQDPHLHALEVTDLDKRGRHSTAAFFSGIKPEYPRRMHTIQGSDAHRMDNDPKRHNNLGIGGRITEVLLPAPTFEALKALFESNDFARTRPAQSKKQAEGAHFDFVRSAREQGSNIVQEFHESMSGRNNLNSIIADVCAFANTNGGTLFVGLSAEAKPVVGVRNASQAIRQLEQEIAKRISPPLACAVDSLQSEGKSVLRAIVPRGDDPPYAVDDNQIYLRAEAETGLAVRDEIVRLVAGIAPRVEEPAAKPGKEGRRGRGRGGQAAGSQNGRGSKPQAAADAQAAAEAPKAELPARAEHAPRTGVEVVSEEQRNGVAYYIVRDLRNNMVVNNVTQKSARKLWHYAITEYAGLSKTEADLKVEWRGDFGLLKHYVQRQQDRYDFVQRVDGGLRFYFGVTEEGVHGDWRQFVAEEPQENEDLAA; encoded by the coding sequence GTGAGACAGAATAAGAACCGCACAGGTGGCAAGAAGTGGTACGCAATGGACCTGCATCTGCATACCCCCTCCTCCAGCGACTATCAGGAACCCAGCGTCAGCTATTTGGATATTCTGCGCAAGGCAGAGCAGCGCGGGCTGGACATCATCGGCTTTGCCGACCACAACACTGCTAGCGGCTACCGCCGCATGGAAGAAGAGATCGAGCAGTTGCGCATGCTGCGCAACCTCAAGCGCATTCTGCCTGAGGAAGAGGAGCGCTTGAAGGAATACGAACGCCTGCGCGCCAAGATCCTCGTGCTGCCAGGCTTCGAATTCACCGCCACCTTTGGCTTTCATGTGCTGGCGCTGTTCGACCCCAAGAAGCCGCTGCGCGAGATCGAGCACATCCTGCTCGACTTGAACGTTCCCTCGAACCAGCTGGAGGCCGGATCGGTTACGGTGGGCGCCTCGGCAGATGTGCTAACCGCCTACCAAGCCATCCACGAGGGGGGCGGCATCGTCATCGCCGCGCACGCCAACTCTACCAACGGCGTGGCCATGCGCGGCTTCAATTTTGGCGGGCAGACCAAGATCGCCTATACGCAGGACCCGCATCTGCATGCTCTTGAAGTGACAGACCTGGACAAGCGCGGCCGCCATTCCACTGCGGCCTTTTTCAGCGGCATCAAGCCGGAGTATCCGCGCCGCATGCACACCATTCAAGGCTCAGATGCTCACCGCATGGACAATGACCCCAAGCGTCACAACAACCTGGGCATCGGCGGCCGCATCACGGAAGTGCTGCTGCCTGCGCCCACCTTTGAAGCGTTGAAGGCGCTGTTCGAAAGCAACGACTTTGCCCGCACCCGACCGGCCCAGAGCAAAAAGCAGGCCGAGGGCGCCCACTTCGACTTTGTGCGCTCGGCCCGCGAGCAGGGCAGCAACATCGTGCAGGAATTCCATGAGAGCATGAGCGGGCGCAACAATCTCAACAGCATCATTGCAGATGTGTGCGCCTTCGCCAACACCAACGGCGGCACGCTTTTCGTAGGCCTGAGTGCCGAAGCCAAGCCGGTGGTCGGCGTGCGCAACGCCAGCCAGGCCATCCGCCAGCTGGAGCAGGAGATCGCAAAGCGCATCAGCCCACCGCTGGCCTGCGCGGTGGACAGTCTGCAGAGCGAAGGTAAGAGCGTGCTGCGCGCCATTGTGCCGCGCGGCGATGACCCGCCCTATGCGGTGGACGACAACCAGATCTACCTGCGCGCCGAGGCCGAGACCGGCCTGGCGGTGCGTGACGAGATCGTGCGCCTGGTGGCCGGCATCGCCCCGCGCGTGGAGGAGCCGGCCGCCAAGCCCGGCAAGGAAGGCCGCCGGGGGAGAGGTAGGGGCGGCCAGGCGGCTGGTAGCCAGAACGGCCGCGGCAGCAAACCGCAAGCGGCCGCAGACGCCCAGGCCGCCGCCGAGGCGCCCAAGGCCGAGCTGCCCGCCCGCGCTGAGCATGCCCCGCGCACCGGCGTGGAAGTGGTGAGCGAAGAGCAGCGCAATGGCGTGGCCTATTACATTGTGCGCGATCTGCGCAATAACATGGTGGTCAACAACGTCACCCAGAAATCAGCCCGCAAGCTGTGGCACTATGCCATCACGGAATATGCCGGCCTCTCCAAGACCGAAGCCGATCTGAAAGTGGAGTGGCGCGGCGATTTTGGGCTGCTGAAGCATTATGTGCAGCGCCAGCAGGATCGCTATGACTTTGTGCAACGGGTGGATGGCGGCTTGCGCTTCTACTTCGGCGTCACCGAAGAAGGCGTACACGGCGACTGGCGCCAGTTTGTGGCTGAGGAACCGCAGGAGAATGAAGACCTGGCCGCGTAG
- a CDS encoding tetratricopeptide repeat protein: MLTPLGNEDIFRRSMNQGHSAAWEGRWQEAVEHYARALQEFPDNPPCLNSLALAHYELGNLEQALEYYRRASRLAPEDPLPIEKMADIFKTTGRKDEAIQFSMRAAELYLSLRDADKAINNWTRVVRLEPENIDAHSRLALVYERLGRTPQAITEYIAMAALQQHAGQIEDARASGEHALRLNPKSKDAQEAVAMLKAFKTLPKPLRMGAATGPLRLPAGPGARPAAFQSALHAFEEGPDPIEEASQRSLQALAAMLFDLTPQDTDKRKGGGGLQNLARSLARGFDERAIVRHLSKAIEHETRKHDKETADELKQAIDAGLDHAAAHFNLGMLLEKLGRSESAQRSFQRAVEHADYTLASRLLIADYLREQGKTHDAVLEYLQALALADSAVVGEDKAPALQAAYQALLQRTAASDDAKATQLLAENIRYLLMRPNWRIGVNEARGQLPIRPGNSTPVPVAEILTHANSARLVDALGRINQISRQGHSRAAMEEAYGALEFSPSYLPLHVHMAELLLLSDRPQQATEKLAIVARVYSSRGDKERATQTYQRIVSVSPLDVDARLRLIEQLAANGQLQQAASQNLELADVYYRLAQLDKARDTYEKALRLAQGAEVDAAWNVQVLHQMADIDLQRLDWRKGLLVYEQIRSLAPDDETARLNLVQLNLRLGQEGKANGELENYLSYLNSRGRDEEAGTFLATLVDDNPRFILGHRRLAEHYQQMGKRGDAIKAWNTVGQLLVEAGDREGAKVAVRAILALNPPNPERYQQFLQRLSK, from the coding sequence AACAGCCTGGCGCTGGCGCATTACGAGCTGGGCAACCTGGAGCAAGCGCTGGAGTACTATCGCCGAGCCTCACGCCTGGCGCCCGAGGACCCACTGCCCATCGAAAAGATGGCCGACATCTTCAAGACCACCGGCCGCAAGGATGAAGCCATCCAGTTCTCCATGCGCGCCGCCGAGTTGTATCTGAGCCTGCGCGATGCCGACAAGGCCATCAACAACTGGACCCGCGTCGTGCGCTTGGAGCCTGAGAACATCGACGCCCATAGCCGCCTGGCGCTGGTGTACGAGCGTCTGGGGCGCACGCCGCAAGCCATCACCGAATACATCGCCATGGCCGCCTTGCAACAGCACGCCGGCCAGATCGAAGACGCCCGCGCCTCCGGCGAGCACGCCCTGCGCCTGAACCCCAAGAGCAAGGACGCACAGGAAGCGGTGGCCATGCTCAAGGCGTTCAAGACGCTGCCCAAGCCGCTGCGCATGGGCGCCGCCACCGGCCCGCTGCGGCTGCCCGCCGGCCCCGGGGCGCGGCCGGCCGCCTTCCAGTCTGCCTTGCACGCCTTTGAAGAAGGCCCCGACCCGATCGAAGAGGCGAGCCAGCGTTCATTGCAAGCGCTGGCTGCCATGTTGTTTGACCTGACCCCGCAGGACACCGACAAGCGCAAGGGCGGCGGCGGTCTGCAAAATCTGGCCCGTTCGCTGGCACGCGGCTTTGATGAGCGCGCCATCGTGCGCCATCTTTCCAAAGCCATCGAGCACGAAACCCGCAAGCACGACAAGGAAACCGCCGATGAACTGAAGCAGGCGATCGACGCGGGGCTTGACCATGCAGCCGCCCATTTCAACCTGGGCATGCTGCTCGAGAAGCTGGGCCGCTCCGAGAGCGCCCAGCGCAGCTTCCAGCGCGCCGTAGAGCACGCGGACTATACGCTGGCCAGCCGCCTGCTGATCGCAGACTATCTGCGCGAGCAAGGCAAGACCCACGACGCAGTGTTGGAATACTTGCAGGCGCTGGCGCTGGCTGACAGCGCCGTGGTGGGCGAAGACAAGGCCCCCGCGCTGCAGGCCGCCTATCAGGCCTTGCTGCAAAGAACCGCCGCCAGCGACGATGCCAAGGCCACCCAACTGCTGGCGGAGAACATTCGCTATTTATTGATGCGCCCCAACTGGCGCATTGGCGTCAACGAGGCGCGCGGCCAGCTGCCCATCCGCCCGGGCAATTCCACGCCCGTGCCGGTGGCCGAGATCCTGACGCATGCCAACAGCGCCCGCCTGGTGGATGCACTGGGGCGCATCAACCAGATCTCGCGCCAGGGCCATTCGCGCGCCGCCATGGAAGAGGCGTATGGCGCGCTGGAGTTCTCGCCCAGCTACCTGCCCCTGCATGTGCACATGGCCGAGTTGCTGCTGCTCAGTGACCGGCCGCAGCAGGCCACCGAAAAGCTGGCCATTGTGGCGCGGGTGTATTCCTCACGCGGCGACAAAGAGCGTGCTACGCAGACCTACCAGCGGATTGTCTCAGTCTCCCCGCTGGATGTGGATGCGCGCCTGCGCCTGATCGAGCAGCTGGCCGCCAACGGCCAGCTGCAGCAGGCCGCCAGCCAGAACCTGGAGCTGGCGGATGTGTATTACCGCCTGGCCCAGCTGGACAAAGCGCGCGACACCTACGAGAAAGCCCTGCGCCTGGCGCAGGGCGCCGAGGTGGACGCGGCCTGGAACGTGCAGGTGCTGCACCAGATGGCCGATATTGACTTGCAACGCCTCGACTGGCGTAAGGGCTTGCTGGTCTATGAGCAGATCCGCAGCCTGGCGCCGGATGACGAGACCGCCCGCCTGAACCTGGTGCAGCTCAACTTGCGCCTGGGCCAGGAAGGCAAAGCCAACGGCGAACTGGAGAACTACCTCTCGTATCTCAACAGCCGCGGCCGTGATGAAGAGGCTGGTACCTTTTTGGCTACGCTGGTGGACGATAATCCGCGCTTCATCCTTGGCCATCGCCGTCTTGCGGAGCATTACCAGCAGATGGGCAAGCGCGGCGATGCGATCAAGGCCTGGAACACGGTGGGCCAGCTGTTAGTTGAAGCCGGCGACCGTGAGGGAGCCAAGGTTGCCGTGCGCGCCATCCTGGCGCTCAACCCGCCCAACCCTGAGCGTTATCAACAGTTCCTGCAGCGGCTGAGCAAGTAA
- a CDS encoding glycosyltransferase family 39 protein — MKPRTFYHLLALIAVLGGLAVYFATSQFGPGLSTDGARYLSTAESLAAGRGTLDYLGEPLVNWPPLYPAIIAVLHRLTGADVMGIAQLINILTFPAIIAISGVFFTRALPGRYIFALFATLVVASSRALIEVSANVASDPLFMLCVLLWLLAAQRYAATRSPRSFWHMALLAAAACFLRYAGSSLVIAGGLMVLWVWRDEWRQAVLRAAAYGALSAGPIGLWAVFHNYRLTGILLGTHQPSYPPGLFVAAVEKVASWFVPERILLSVPPLALLGVLLLALALRSTRRRWAAWLQRSLAAPLLPAIAFTLVYGAMLVFTISYSEHRVHGSQRLHAVLLPCLLVLGYTLYQEFGVRLQRAWRGLALAAAALGLIFPLYRTVEYVRSSHAEGDVSYYNLYNTRALRQSDFAAHLSQFPFQPEDKVYSNNEGAAWFLLRRRIYRLPRYDGETQASLQAALADFEGWPAPDDTAWLVWFSDALDYKRDVPTPQQMREHIPASTMRVLSNYGSGYGEIYVLDVE; from the coding sequence ATGAAGCCGCGCACCTTCTATCACTTGCTTGCCCTTATCGCCGTGCTGGGTGGGCTGGCGGTGTACTTTGCAACCAGCCAGTTCGGCCCCGGCCTCTCCACAGATGGCGCTCGCTATCTCTCCACCGCCGAAAGCCTGGCGGCGGGCCGCGGCACATTGGACTATCTGGGCGAGCCGCTGGTCAACTGGCCGCCGCTCTACCCCGCCATCATCGCCGTGCTGCACCGGCTGACCGGCGCAGACGTGATGGGGATCGCCCAACTCATCAACATCCTCACCTTCCCGGCCATCATTGCCATCAGCGGCGTGTTCTTTACCCGCGCTCTGCCCGGACGCTACATTTTTGCGCTGTTCGCCACCCTGGTCGTCGCCAGCAGCCGCGCTCTCATAGAAGTCTCGGCCAATGTTGCCTCAGACCCGCTGTTCATGCTGTGCGTGCTGCTGTGGCTACTGGCGGCCCAGCGCTATGCAGCGACACGCAGCCCGCGCAGCTTCTGGCACATGGCGTTGTTGGCCGCGGCAGCTTGTTTCCTGCGCTACGCCGGCTCCTCACTGGTCATCGCCGGCGGGCTAATGGTGCTGTGGGTCTGGCGCGACGAATGGCGCCAGGCAGTGCTGCGTGCCGCCGCCTACGGAGCGCTGTCCGCCGGGCCGATCGGGCTGTGGGCCGTGTTCCACAACTATCGCCTGACCGGCATCCTGCTCGGCACCCACCAGCCCTCGTATCCGCCCGGCCTGTTCGTTGCCGCGGTTGAGAAGGTAGCCAGCTGGTTCGTGCCCGAGCGCATTCTGCTCAGCGTGCCGCCGCTGGCGCTGCTGGGCGTGTTGCTGCTTGCGCTGGCGCTGCGCAGCACGCGCCGGCGCTGGGCTGCCTGGCTGCAACGCAGCCTGGCTGCCCCCCTGCTGCCCGCTATTGCGTTCACGCTTGTGTACGGCGCCATGCTGGTCTTCACGATCAGCTACTCGGAGCACCGCGTCCACGGCAGCCAGCGCCTGCACGCCGTGCTGCTGCCCTGTCTGCTGGTGTTGGGCTATACGCTATACCAAGAGTTTGGCGTTCGGCTGCAACGCGCCTGGCGCGGCCTGGCGCTGGCGGCCGCGGCGCTGGGGCTGATCTTCCCGCTCTATCGCACAGTGGAGTATGTGCGCAGCTCCCACGCCGAGGGCGATGTGAGCTACTACAACCTGTACAACACACGCGCCCTGCGCCAGTCCGACTTCGCCGCCCATCTCAGCCAGTTCCCCTTCCAACCGGAGGATAAGGTCTACAGCAACAACGAGGGGGCGGCATGGTTCTTGCTGCGCCGCCGCATTTACCGCCTGCCGCGCTACGACGGCGAGACCCAGGCCAGCCTACAAGCTGCCCTGGCCGATTTTGAGGGCTGGCCCGCGCCGGATGACACGGCCTGGCTGGTGTGGTTCAGCGATGCCTTGGATTACAAACGAGACGTACCCACTCCGCAGCAGATGCGGGAGCATATTCCCGCCAGCACGATGCGCGTGCTGAGCAACTACGGTAGTGGGTACGGCGAGATCTACGTTTTGGATGTGGAATAG
- a CDS encoding response regulator, with protein sequence MAKTILVLEDEEILYQLVHDLLSIEGYKVNRLTDFGRLAEELRTNPADAIVADVNLRGANGIELVEALRAQPGFEDVYVLLTSGIDYRQEALQRGAHDFLQKPYMPDELVNLLARRLQA encoded by the coding sequence ATGGCCAAGACCATCCTGGTGCTGGAAGACGAAGAGATCTTGTACCAACTGGTGCACGATCTATTAAGCATTGAAGGCTACAAGGTCAATCGCCTGACCGATTTTGGGCGGCTGGCCGAGGAGCTGCGCACCAACCCGGCTGACGCCATCGTGGCGGATGTGAATCTGCGCGGCGCCAACGGCATCGAGCTGGTGGAAGCGTTGCGCGCCCAGCCGGGCTTTGAGGATGTTTACGTGCTGCTGACCTCCGGCATTGACTACCGCCAGGAGGCGCTGCAGCGGGGCGCGCACGACTTTTTGCAAAAACCCTATATGCCAGATGAACTGGTGAATTTATTGGCGCGCCGCCTGCAAGCATAG